A region of the Chitinivibrionales bacterium genome:
GGCGACCTATAATGGTGAAGTGTTTTTACGCAAACAATTGGATTCTATTTACAACCAAAGCTATAAAAAAATAGAAGTTGTTGTTTGTGATGATTGTTCAACGGATAAAACCGTAGCAATACTTGACGAATACAAAAAGAAACGGGGGTTACAATATTACGTCAACGAAAAAAATATTGGCTTTATAAAAAATTTTGAACGAGTATTAAGGTTATGTCGAGGTGAATATATCGCTCTTGCTGATCAGGATGATATATGGCAACCCCAAAAAATAGAAAAGCTCATAAAAGCAATAGGTGATTGTTCTCTTGCCTATTCCGATGCGATATATATCAACGACAATGATATCATTATTGCACCATCGGTAAGAAAATATGCCGGCCTGCCGGTAGTTTCTGGAAAGCCGTTTCGCGTATTGGCATTTAACAGCTTTGTGATCGGATGTACCGCCATGGTTAAGAGTAAACTATTAACAAGTGCCATACCATTTCCCCACGGTGTATATTCCCACGACTGGTGGCTTTCAATCGTGGCTAGTAAATGCGACGGACTTTGTTTTGTTGATGAACCACTTGTTTGTTACCGCAGGCATTCACGCAACATTATCGGTTTAAAAAAGGGTCTATCTTCTTTGAGTAAACTTTTCGGATTTTTATATACGCCGCCACAAAAGAATGACTTTGTTGTCCAGGAAAAGAAACTGGCAAGTATTCTCGAACATCCGCTTTTTAGCGAAGAAGAAATGCGGGTGTTAAAATATGCATATGAATATTTTCACGACAGAATTACTTCCAGAATTCATTTAAGAGCTTTTATCATTTCCTTAAAATATGGTAAATATATTTTTCCTACCTTTTCTCCTCTTTGGCGGATAAAGCCGATTTTGGGAGCCCTTGTGAGATGATAAAGAAGAGCCTGGCTATGATAAGTATAAATTTCGTTAAAATATTTTTACTGAGAAACCAATTGTTGCAAAATCTATCCGATTTAAAATAGAAGACCATGAAGCTACAAAATAGTATTTTTCTCAGAGAGAGATTTGTTCTTACCAAATTCTTGCACCTTGATGAAACAAAAACAAGTCCCTGTGGTTTGAGGTTTTAATAATCCAGAATCAGCAATTTATTTTTTGAACTAATTCCATGAAATGCCTATAGATGTCATCATCCTCCACCTGCATCTTTACTATTGCCTCCTGCAACTATCTGCACGCCGTGCGAACATTAATGACGGGCGTAACCCACTACGCTCCTGAGGCGCACCGCCTCCTTGCTCTTTGTGATGAGAGGAGGGGTTTTAATTTCTCGTTCGAAAACTTCGAGGTGGTTGATCTCAGCCATGTGGTATTGCCGGATAAAACGCATTTTATTTTTCAATATTCGCAGCTCGAACTCAATACCGCCATTAAGCCGTTTTTAATAGAGATATTATTTGCGCGTGGTTTTGACAAGGTGATTTATTTCGATCCTGATATTGCGATTTATTCAAGCCTCAGTGACATGCTGCGGCGACTCGACGATACAGATGTTATTCTGACGCCGCATATTACCGCCCCGATTGATGATGGGAAAAAACCTGGTGAACGCGAAATCATGGCGTCTGGAGCTTATAACCTCGGATATGTTGCCTTTCATCGAAATGAACAGACGAAAACATTTATCAAATGGTGGCAGACAAAACTTGAAAGGGATTGCATTTACAATCTTAGGCAAGGAGTATTCGTTGATCAAAAGTGGATGGAATTCGCGCCGAGCTTTTGCGACCGGGTCACTATTGTACGTCACCCAGGCTGGAATGTTGCATATTGGAATCTACCCACGCGAAATGTTGAGCAATTCATCAGAGCTGCGAGCGTCAAGTCGCCACCGGACGCCTCCATCCCTTCGCGAAAAGACGTGCTTGATGCAGAGCCGCAGGCGAGCAAGAATGAATTTTTAGTTAATGGCGAGCCACTTGTGTTCTTTCATTTCTCAGGTCTCGATGCAGAACACTCCATTTTCAGCAAGCATCAAAATCGGTATACCTTCAAGAACATACCCCCGGCCGTTGAAACGCTTCTGAAAAAATATATTGATGATCTGAGAAGTAATGGTTTATGTGAAATGCAGGAAATTCCATATGCTTTCGCAACATTTAAAAATGGAACACCAATTCCGGATCTTGCACGGAAGATATTTCGAGAGCATCACGATGAGAAATGCACACGATTTCGGGACCCCGCAGGGACTGACGCAATGGAATTCATACGTTTTATTAATGAACCGTTCGTTTTAAATGGACGCAGTTCACCGTTTATCACACGTTTAATGTGGGAAGTGTATCTACATTACCCCACTTCGAATTTAGGAGAACAATTTCCTGACATACTGGGCGTTCATTCTCGCAGTTTCGCTGAATGGTTTATTGGCCCGGGTCGGGAATTCTATAAATTGCATGACGTATTCGTTCAGCCAGCACGTGAAGCGTTTCAGCGTGATGCGGGACACACTACTGTTCAATTCCGTGGAAATTTTAATAAATGGATCTATCAAACTGCTTATCGATTAAAACATAGAATTCCTAGTTTTATACCGATCAAGGTACAGCGAAAAATCGCGGAATTACTTTTTCACAGGGCATATGTTTACGAAAATAAAACAGCAACGCATTCGGGGACGCAAACCAAGCAAAAATAGCAGTATGCAAACGATAGCCGTATATCACAATTTACTGCCAGGGGGCTCCCGAAAAGCACTCTATGATTTACTAGAGATATTAAAGGACGAATATATAATAGATTTATATCAATTGACCAGCAGTGAGGATGACTTTTATAACCTCGATGCTTTGGTCAGGAAAAAAAACGAATTCAAATATTTTCCGCTTTTATATAAATACTTTACCAATCCATATTTATATACACCGGTTTTAATCCTTGATATTTTTAAAATATTCATCACCGCGAAAAAAGTGGCAAAAGCGATCAATAACAACAACTATAAATTTATTTTCATTCATCATGATCGATATTTTCAAAATCCAATTATTTCAAAATATTTACAGGCACCTTCTGTTGTTTTCTGCCAAGAACCGTATAGATTTTTTTATGAACCTTATTATGATATCGATAGAAAATTTGGCATTGTGTCGCGCATTGCAATGGCATGTTTATATCCTTTTCATCAATTATTGAAATGGGTGGGGACAATAGGTATTAAACATGCAGATATACTGCTTACCAATTCATATTATACAAGGGAATATATATATAAGGCTTATCGCAGATGGTCCAAGGTGGCATATCTTGGAATAAAAACAAGCAATTATCCTCATGAAAATATGCAAGTCCAAAATATAGTACTAAGTATCGGCGCAATAAATTGGAAGAAAAAACATGATTTAGTTATCAGATCTGTTATGCTTATTGATGAGGATATTCGACCCCAAGTTAAGATAATAGCACCCATAATTGGCAATAAAAAGGAACAAAAAAGATTAGAGACCTTGGCGATGCAAAATAAAGTCAAAATAACCATTGAGGAAAAAGTAACCCATGAGATACTAATTAAATATTACAATTCTGCAATCGCCACCATATGCGCATCAATCATGGAGCCGTTTGGAATTGTCGCGCTGGAATCTATGTCGTGTGGCACTCCGGTTATTGCCATGAACGAAGCTGGGTATAGGGAAACGATAATAGATGGCGAAACTGGATATTTGGTGGATAGAAGTGAAGCGGCAATAGCAGAAAAAATTCTAGCTCTCAGGAACGATTATGAGCTAAGGCAACTGATGGGGAAAAACGGCTTGGAGCATGTTAGGAAAAATTGGGATTGGAGTAAAAGAAAGCAAGAAATGCTTGCCCTTATTGCAAGGGAATTATAGCTCTTCGTGGATGAAAACTGCGTTTGCCCTTACGGGGCTGCTGGCTTGTACTCCCTATATGTGTCATTTTGGGTTTGATTTGGATTTTCTTCGTTGTTACCTCCAGGAATCCGGTAAGTTGCGGGTTACTTCAATGTTTGAAAATTCCTTGCTCTTTTTAGCACCCACCTTCTTTGCCCATTCTGCCATTCGGCAGATACCTTCTTCAAGGTTGACCTTCGGTTTGTAACCGAATACACGTTTAACCTTGTCATGTAAGGAAAAAGCATTTGCCACTTCTTTACGTGCGGGGAGGTATTGGATTTCATTATTTGCGGCCATGGCATTAAGCACGGCGCGAGCAAGATAATTAACCGAATATTCCTTGTCTGCACCAAGGTTGAAAACCTGATTGTAGGCCTTTATCTCAAAAACCGAATGTGCAATTACCGGGGCAACGTCTGAAATGTAGCTGAAGGCCCGCTTCTGCCCGCCATCGCCAAAGACGGTAAGTTTT
Encoded here:
- a CDS encoding glycosyltransferase family 2 protein; its protein translation is MKRLASVNGNMIVKDELVSIAMATYNGEVFLRKQLDSIYNQSYKKIEVVVCDDCSTDKTVAILDEYKKKRGLQYYVNEKNIGFIKNFERVLRLCRGEYIALADQDDIWQPQKIEKLIKAIGDCSLAYSDAIYINDNDIIIAPSVRKYAGLPVVSGKPFRVLAFNSFVIGCTAMVKSKLLTSAIPFPHGVYSHDWWLSIVASKCDGLCFVDEPLVCYRRHSRNIIGLKKGLSSLSKLFGFLYTPPQKNDFVVQEKKLASILEHPLFSEEEMRVLKYAYEYFHDRITSRIHLRAFIISLKYGKYIFPTFSPLWRIKPILGALVR
- a CDS encoding glycosyltransferase family 4 protein — translated: MQTIAVYHNLLPGGSRKALYDLLEILKDEYIIDLYQLTSSEDDFYNLDALVRKKNEFKYFPLLYKYFTNPYLYTPVLILDIFKIFITAKKVAKAINNNNYKFIFIHHDRYFQNPIISKYLQAPSVVFCQEPYRFFYEPYYDIDRKFGIVSRIAMACLYPFHQLLKWVGTIGIKHADILLTNSYYTREYIYKAYRRWSKVAYLGIKTSNYPHENMQVQNIVLSIGAINWKKKHDLVIRSVMLIDEDIRPQVKIIAPIIGNKKEQKRLETLAMQNKVKITIEEKVTHEILIKYYNSAIATICASIMEPFGIVALESMSCGTPVIAMNEAGYRETIIDGETGYLVDRSEAAIAEKILALRNDYELRQLMGKNGLEHVRKNWDWSKRKQEMLALIAREL